From the Osmerus eperlanus chromosome 21, fOsmEpe2.1, whole genome shotgun sequence genome, one window contains:
- the phospho2 gene encoding pyridoxal phosphate phosphatase PHOSPHO2, whose product MKTLIVFDFDHTLVDDNSDTWLVRCAPDQNLPDWLMNTYQRGRWTEYMGRVMTYIGENAVTKEAIQREMETIPFTDGMIELLTFIGANKSEVDCIVVSDANCLFIEWILHAGGVRGAVDQVFSNPASFDERGFMTVRCHHSHQCSRCPVNMCKRKILEDFLAEKASGGVEYRRVFYAGDGGNDLCPAWCLRVGDVVLPRRGFTLEKLLERLQSGQAPQEEHQTVGLKPSVLPWASGTEILEELKTCIEKSTEGD is encoded by the coding sequence ATGAAGACTCTAATCGTGTTTGACTTCGACCACACCCTGGTGGACGATAACAGTGACACCTGGTTGGTCCGGTGTGCACCTGACCAGAACCTTCCCGATTGGCTGATGAACACCTACCAGAGAGGCCGCTGGACTGAGTACATGGGCCGTGTCATGACCTACATTGGCGAGAACGCCGTCACCAAAGAAGCCATACAGCGCGAGATGGAGACCATCCCCTTCACGGACGGCATGATCGAACTGCTGACCTTCATTGGCGCCAACAAGAGTGAGGTGGACTGCATCGTCGTGTCGGACGCCAACTGCCTCTTCATCGAATGGATCCTCCACGCGGGGGGCGTCCGGGGTGCAGTCGACCAGGTGTTCAGCAACCCGGCGTCGTTCGACGAGCGCGGCTTCATGACGGTGCGCTGCCACCACTCCCACCAGTGCTCCCGCTGCCCGGTCAATATGTGCAAGAGGAAGATTCTGGAAGACTTCCTGGCTGAGAAGGCGAGCGGGGGGGTGGAGTACCGCAGGGTGTTCTACGCGGGCGATGGCGGGAACGACTTGTGCCCAGCCTGGTGCCTCCGCGTCGGGGACGTGGTGCTGCCCAGGAGGGGCTTCACCCTGGAGAAGTTGCTGGAGAGGCTGCAGAGTGGCCAGGCCCCACAGGAGGAGCACCAGACAGTCGGGTTGAAGCCCAGTGTCCTGCCCTGGGCCAGCGGTACAGAGATCTTGGAGGAACTGAAAACTTGCATTGAGAAGTCTACAGAGGGAGATTAG
- the LOC134007362 gene encoding acetylcholine receptor subunit alpha produces the protein MDHSNGYLHLFGLLAILIAPGWCSDDETRLVKTLFTGYNKVVRPVNHFKEPVVVTVGLQLIQLISVDEVNQIVTSNVRLKQQWKDVNLNWNPDDYGGIKKIRIPSTDIWRPDLVLYNNADGDFAIVHETKVLLEHTGMITWTPPAIFKSYCEIIVLHFPFDLQNCSMKLGTWTYDGNLVVVNPDSDRPDLSNFMESGEWVMKDYRSWKHWVYYACCPDTPYLDITYHFLMLRLPLYFIVNVIIPCMLFSFLTGLVFYLPTDSGEKMTLSISVLLSLTVFLLVIVELIPSTSSAVPLIGKYMLFTMVFVIASIIITVIVINTHHRSPSTHTMPAWVRKIFIDTIPNLMFFSTMKRPSQERQEKAVFPGDIDISDISGKPTPAAIPFQSPITKNPDVRSAIDGVKYIAETMKGDEESNNAAEEWKFVAMVLDHILLCVFMAVCIIGTAGVFVGRLIELNTL, from the exons ATGGATCACTCCAACGGATACCTCCATCTGTTTGGTCTCCTGGCTATTTTAATAG CTCCAGGCTGGTGTTCTGATGATGAGACCAGGCTAGTGAAAACTCTGTTCACTGGGTACAACAAAGTGGTCCGGCCCGTCAATCACTTCAAAGAGCCGGTTGTGGTCACTGTGGGCCTGCAGCTTATCCAGCTCATCAGTGTG GATGAGGTCAACCAGATTGTGACAAGCAACGTCCGCCTAAAGCAG CAATGGAAGGATGTGAACCTGAATTGGAACCCGGACGACTACGGAGGCATCAAGAAGATCAGGATTCCCTCCACAGACATCTGGAGGCCTGACCTGGTGCTCTACAACAA tGCGGACGGGGACTTTGCCATCGTCCACGAGACCAAGGTTCTGCTGGAGCACACGGGCATGATCACCTGGACCCCGCCGGCCATCTTCAAGAGCTACTGCGAGATCATCGTGCTGCACTTCCCCTTCGACCTGCAGAACTGCAGCATGAAGCTGGGCACCTGGACCTACGACGGCAACCTGGTGGTCGTCAACccg GACAGCGACCGGCCCGACCTGTCCAACTTCATGGAGAGCGGGGAGTGGGTGATGAAGGACTACCGCAGCTGGAAACACTGGGTGTACTACGCCTGCTGCCCCGACACGCCCTACCTGGACATCACCTACCACTTCCTCATGCTGCGTCTGCCTCTCTACTTCATCGTGAACGTCATCATCCCCTGCATGCTCTTCAGCTTCCTCACCGGCCTCGTCTTCTACCTGCCCACCGACTCTG gtGAGAAGATGACTCTGAGCATCTCCGTCCTGCTGTCTCTGACCGTGTTCCTGCTGGTGATCGTGGAgctcatcccctccacctccagtgCCGTGCCCCTCATCGGGAAGTACATGCTCTTCACCATGGTCTTCGTCATCgcctccatcatcatcaccgtCATCGTCATCAACACGCACCACCGCTCGCCCAGCACGCACACCATGCCTGCTTGGGTCCGCAAG atctTCATCGACACCATCCCCAACCTGATGTTCTTCTCCACCATGAAACGTCCCTCTCAGGAGCGCCAGGAGAAGGCCGTGTTCCCCGGTGACATCGACATCTCGGACATCTCCGGGAAGCCCACCCCGGCCGCCATTCCCTTCCAGTCCCCCATCACCAAGAACCCAGACGTACGCAGCGCCATCGACGGCGTCAAGTACATCGCTGAGACCATGAAGGGCGATGAGGAATCCAACAAT gcagCGGAGGAGTGGAAGTTCGTTGCCATGGTGCTGGACCacatcctgctgtgtgtgttcatggcggTGTGCATCATCGGCACCGCCGGAGTGTTTGTTGGACGCCTCATCGAGCTCAACACTCTGTAG
- the LOC134007361 gene encoding kelch-like protein 23 codes for MSTFNSYFRAIMSVRRQDEYTYDFCDAAHPYEVLDALQGFYTQGLFTDIALQGSAGIVLHCHKVALCARSSYFRVMFTADMMEKTNSLIKLPGVNDEVLSVLVDFTYSSHLRITQGNVESLLEGADLLNFLSVKRACEDFLVRLLDASNCLGMLAFSQRHVCPALERECRRVLLSRFQEVTQDEEFLDLEFDRLSWVLGAESLGVVTEEDLVGAVARWVSHDVSERLDNLPSLLSSLGLELDMELGRTTSRAPLEPDLRTNGDSQHANSEGGLLGMFTLALKPLAGHGRPTSPSFHCRKFSPRMVIVGGYHWHPLPEVEQGDPRMGVWEQGACIPGSGRESYGVCLLGGLVYVSGGYSTDTIDALDSVWVYDCERARWRVGVAMLGARFSHCSVVLQGCVYCIGGYRGGEATARTEHYDPLKRRWQASADMVQGVGNATGAVLGDSIYVASGRYGYQGSCTYDKIQTYRADLDEWSVLTTCPRPGYGMSLVSLGSLLYLVGGHTTQTDSYDPQTGAWRQLARALEGRLEAGAVVLGGWIYLTGGYSCSRGDYLRSVERYHPQKDFWEEVGNLPQPSRSHGCLCLYTD; via the exons ATGTCGACATTTAACTCGTATTTCAGGGCCATCATGTCCGTTAGGCGTCAGGATGAGTACACGTATGATTTCTGCGATGCCGCCCACCCCTACGAGGTTCTTGATGCGCTCCAAGGGTTCTACACGCAGGGCTTGTTCACCGATATCGCTCTTCAGGGCTCTGCGGGCATAGTCCTCCACTGCCACAAAGTGGCGCTGTGCGCCCGTAGCTCCTACTTCAGAGTCATGTTCACAGCGGATATGATGGAGAAAACCAACAGTCTGATAAA aCTACCAGGGGTGAATGATGAGGTGCTATCCGTCCTGGTAGACTTCACCTACTCCTCTCACCTTAGGATCACGCAGGGGAACGTAGAGAGCCTGCTGGAAGGTGCTGACCTGctcaacttcctgtctgtgaaGCGTGCCTGTGAGGACTTCCTGGTTCGTCTGCTGGATGCGTCCAACTGCCTGGGCATGCTGGCCTTCTCCCAGCGGCACGTTTGCCCGGCCCTTGAGCGAGAGTGCCGCCGCGTTCTCCTCAGTCGCTTTCAGGAAGTGACCCAGGATGAGGAGTTTCTGGATCTGGAGTTTGACAGGCTGAGCTGGGTGCTGGGGGCGGAGTCTCTGGGAGTGGTGACCGAGGAGGACCTTGTGGGAGCCGTGGCGAGGTGGGTGAGCCACGATGTCAGCGAGCGCCTGGACAACTTACCATCTCTGCTGAGCTCTCTTGGCCTGGAGCTGGACATGGAGCTGGGGCGGACAACAAGCAGAGCTCCCTTGGAGCCGGATCTGAGAACAAACGGGGACAGCCAGCATGCTAACTCAGAGGGTGGCCTCCTTGGTATGTTCACCCTGGCCCTGAAGCCTTTGGCTGGGCATGGGAGACCGACGAGCCCCTCTTTCCACTGTCGGAAGTTCTCTCCGAGGATGGTGATTGTGGGGGGGTACCACTGGCACCCCTTGCCTGAGGTGGAACAGGGGGACCCGAGGATGGGAGTGTGGGAGCAGGGGGCGTGCATCCCGGGGTCAGGCAGGGAGAGCTACGGGGTGTGTCTCCTGGGAGGGCTGGTGTATGTCAGCGGGGGGTACAGCACAGACACCATCGACGCACTGGACTCTGT CTGGGTATATGACTGTGAGAGGGCCCGCTGGCGTGTGGGCGTGGCCATGCTGGGGGCCCGCTTCTCCCACTGTTCCGTGGTgctgcaggggtgtgtgtactGCATCGGGGGCTATCGAGGAGGGGAGGCTACGGCCCGCACGGAGCACTACGACCCCCTGAAGAGGAGGTGGCAGGCCTCGGCCGacatggtgcagg GTGTGGGCAACGCCACAGGCGCTGTCCTCGGAGACAGCATTTACGTGGCCAGCGGTCGCTACGGTTACCAGGGAAGCTGCACGTACGACAAGATCCAGACCTACCGTGCCGACCTCGACGAGTGGAGCGTGCTCACCACCTGTCCCCGGCCAG GTTATGGAATGAGTCTAGTGTCCCTGGGTTCTCTGCTGTACCTGGTGGGGGGGCAtaccacccagacagacagctacGACCCCCAGACTGGGGCCTGGAGGCAGCTGGCCCGGGCCctggaggggaggctggaggccggGGCTGTGGTTCTGGGGGGCTGGATCTACCTGACGGGGGGCTACTCCTGCTCCCGGGGGGACTACCTGCGCAGCGTGGAGAGGTACCACCCTCAGAAAGACTTCTGGGAAGAGGTGGGGAACCTGCCTCAGCCCAGCCGATCCCATGGCTGCCTCTGCCTCTACACtgactag
- the LOC134007696 gene encoding LOW QUALITY PROTEIN: WAS/WASL-interacting protein family member 1-like (The sequence of the model RefSeq protein was modified relative to this genomic sequence to represent the inferred CDS: deleted 3 bases in 2 codons), with the protein MPAPPPPPPPPPPTFAVANTEKPSLNRGEAQTRNALLSDISKGARLKKAVTNDRSGPLLDTKPKGGGGGGGGGGGGGGGGGGGGGGGGGGGGGFGGGASGGLGGLFQGGMPKLRSAGTRDANDSGGSRPPMLPPGARSSGPRAAGGGGGGSAAPPRFPGAPPGPRSSAPDPPRGRSAPSSRPDTPGGPPPPVPNTPRPNQSLPGRGAPPPLPGALRPTSSSPAPPPPSLPPGRHGGFPPPPLGAPSGPKPSFPAPPSVPSSGRPPLPPRPRQALDDRPPPPPGPQGGHRPSIPRDGFPPPPSPVSCRPPGGGPPPLPPGRPGPPLPPSPAGGEDHTPRLPQRNMSLNSHGPTLPPGRSGPLPPPPSGGPPARNQTGRSGPLPPPPPSGGRSGSNVRSPAIPTPPPGRPGGDPPRGGPRPPLPPDRSVSGGLPPPPMGNGFQSSHHSKDDWEARFSFHALSELPPPEAYVPSQKTYPSKLAKADSRGSGKKDRGAPPLPPIPR; encoded by the exons ATGCccgcgcccccgccccccccc cccccacccccgcccaccTTCGCTGTG GCCAACACAGAAAAGCCCAGTCTGAACCGAGGGGAAGCACAAACGAGGAATGCCCTCCTCTCGGACATCTCCAAAGGCGCTCGACTGAAGAAGGCCGTCACCAACGACCGCAGTGGACCCTTACTGGACACTA AGCCtaaaggaggaggcggaggaggaggcggtggtggaggaggaggaggaggcggtggaggaggaggaggaggcggtggtggaggaggaggggggtttggAGGAGGTGCATCCGGGGGTCTTGGAGGCCTCTTCCAGGGTGGGATGCCCAAGCTAAGGTCGGCAGGAACCAGAGACGCCAACG ATTCCGGAGGTAGCAGACCCCCCATGCTTCCCCCAGGAGCGCGCTCCTCTGGGCCGCGGgccgctggagggggaggaggggggtcagcCGCCCCCCCCAGATTCCCTGGGGCCCCACCTGGTCCCCGGAGCAGCGCCCCCGACCCCCCCAGAGGCCGATCGGCCCCATCCTCCCGGCCCGACACCCCTGGCGggcccccccctcccgtccccaACACCCCCCGACCCAACCAGAGCCTCCCTGGCAGAGgcgccccccctccactccccgggGCCCTCCGGCCCACCAGCTCCAGtccggcccctcctccccccagcctccctccaggccgacaTGGaggcttcccccctcctccgctgGGGGCTCCGTCTGGGCCCaagccctccttccctgcccctccttcGGTCCCCAGCAGCggacgcccccccctccccccccgcccccggcaGGCCCTC GATGAccggcccccacccccaccaggcCCCCAAGGGGGCCACAGACCCTCCATACCCCGCGATGGATTCCCTCCTCCGCCGTCCCCTGTCTCCTGTCGCCCCCCTGGTGGtggccctccccccctcccccctggcagaccgggcccccccctgcccccctccccagctgggggagaggaccaCACCCCCAGACTCCCCCAGAGGAACATGTCACTCAACTCCCAtggccccaccctccctccgggTCGATCCgggcccctgcccccacccccaagcGGGGGACCACCAGCGAGGAACCAAACAGGCCGCTCTG GcccacttccccctcctcccccttcggGAGGTCGTAGCGGGAGCAACGTGAGGTCTCCGGcaatccccaccccccctcctggcCGACCGGGTGGAGACCCCCCCCGCGGGGGGCCCaggcccccccttccccctgacAGGTCCGTCTCTGGTGGGCTGCCCCCGCCCCCAATGGGCAACGGATTCCAGAGCTCCCACCATTCCAAAG ATGACTGGGAGGCCCGCTTCAGCTTCCACGCCCTGTCTGAGCTGCCCCCGCCTGAGGCCTACGTACCCAGCCAGAAGACCTACCCCAGCAAGCTGGCCAAGGCCGACAGCCGAG gctcgGGTAAAAAGGATCGTGGTGCCCCTCCCTTGCCTCCCATCCCGAGGTGA
- the LOC134007695 gene encoding lysosomal cholesterol signaling protein-like isoform X1, which translates to MEDSSYVLIHDRNISHPPLSAAPAAMSIDKLFPALLECFGIILCGYVAGRTDIITPSQAKGMGNFVSKFALPALLFKNMVLLDFGDVIWSFLWSVLVAKVSVFVLVCVLTLLVASPESRYSKAGLYSIFATQSNDFALGYPIVDALYRNTHPEYLQYIYLVAPVSLMILNPIGFSLCEVQRWRDDRQPQRSTLSIVGVVFLKVLRNPIVFMVVVGIISHFLLGQRIPAVMGEFVDGLANSFGGAALFYLGLSMVGQLRKLTRDTGVALILLITAKLLVMPLICKDMVELLDSGGNGSSGNHSSLSNYAFLYGVFPTAPSVAIYASQYNMELEVVTSGMVISTFLSAPIMYVSAWLLTIPLMDPTPLVTELQNVSFNISIVSLIALVWTIAVMLLSKKFKRLPHMFTMNLFLAQFLVCVSMILWNFVVHQDNVLGQVLTFTLLYGSLYSTYIWTGLIPLCLALTERNDLLRLRPGVFIITGWGVPLLIVGGLLLAGERRPDTIDSAFFYGRAQIISTAVVVAVSILLGGFSLMGLSQGAQGEPQDYQALDRASILGTTEDLRPQAEAEDQGPLGLSPDSDIIREFHNCAPAQPMPDMIASIHRNNTSSIQTDQAGAPCDGRQGAAPAQIQDERQLVRHALLCLLLTVSLLANLSSCLWWLFNKDPGRLYLELQFFCAVANYGQGFISFGVFGLDRHLIMLPFKNRLQGLWQSKNSEQETQPVSPEEIRLTCTQFVRYHKDQCVQDLVHIRRYGRAQEPQGRAQERASFLGSELADWLVRRGVAKGRPEAQAHGARLLQGGVLRQLGHQCGFRDDPALLYCFTQGEGPLPGEPREETPASPGSPGALDGR; encoded by the exons ATGGAGGACAGCAGCTACGTCCTCATCCACGACAGGAACATTTCCCACCCGCCCCTGTCCGCCGCCCCGGCTGCCATGTCCATCGACAAGCTGTTCCCGGCGCTGCTGGAGTGCTTCGGCATCATCCTGTGCGGCTACGTGGCCGGGCGCACTGACATCATCACCCCCAGCCAGGCCAAGGGCATGGGCAACTTTGTGTCCAAGTTTGCTCTGCCGGCTCTGCTCTTCAAGAACATGGTGCTGCTGGACTTTGGAGACGTCATCTGGTCCTTCCTGTGGAGCGTCCTGGTCGCCAAGGTGTCTGTGTTCGTCctggtgtgtgtactgaccctcCTGGTGGCTAGTCCGGAGAGCCGCTACAGCAAGGCCGGGCTCTACTCTATCTTCGCCACGCAGAGCAACGACTTTGCCCTGGGATACCCTATAG tggatgCCCTATACAGGAACACCCACCCAGAGTATCTTCAGTATATCTACCTGGTGGCTCCGGTCTCCCTCATGATCCTGAACCCGATAGGGTTCTCCCTGTGTGAGGTCCAGAGGTGGAGGGACGACAGGCAGCCCCAGCGCAGCACGCTAAGCATCGTGGGAGTTGTATTTCTCAAG GTGCTGAGGAACCCTATCGTGTtcatggtggtggtgggcatCATATCCCACTTCCTGCTGGGCCAGCGCATCCCAGCGGTGATGGGGGAGTTTGTGGACGGCCTGGCCAACTCGTTCGGCGGCGCCGCCCTCTTCTACCTGGGTCTGTCCATGGTGGGCCAGCTACGGAAGCTCACCAGGGACACTGGAGTGGCCCTCATCCTGCTCATCACTGCCAAGCT gcTGGTGATGCCTCTGATCTGTAAGGACATGGTGGAGCTGCTGGACTCTGGAGGTAACGGCAGCTCCGGGAACCACAGCAGCCTGTCGAACTACGCCTTCCTGTACGGTGTGTTTCCCACCGCTCCCAGCGTGGCTATCTACGCCTCCCAGTACAACatggagctggaggtg gtgaCATCAGGTATGGTGATCAGCACCTTCCTGTCTGCCCCCATCATGTATGTGTCCGCCTGGCTTCTGACCATCCCCCTGATGGACCCCACGCCCCTGGTCACCGAGCTGCAGAATGTCAGCTTCAACATCAGCATCGTCAGCCTCATCGCGCTG GTGTGGACCATAGCTGTGATGCTCCTCAGTAAGAAGTTCAAGAGGCTCCCTCACATGTTCACCATGAACCTCTTTCTGGCTCAG ttcctggtgtgtgtgagtatgatcCTGTGGAACTTTGTGGTACATCAAGACAACGTGCTGGGCCAAGTGCTGACCTTCACCCTGCTCTACGGCTCGCTGTACAGCACCTACATCTGGACAG gcctcaTCCCTCTGTGTCTGGCTCTGACGGAGAGGAATGACCTGCTGAGGTTACGACCTGGAGTCTTCATAAtcacaggctgggg ggttCCGTTGCTTATTGTCGGTGGTCTGCTGTTGGCGGGGGAACGGAGGCCGGACACCATAGACTCTGCCTTCTTCTATGGCAGGGCCCAG ATCATAAGTACAGCAGTTGTAGTAGCCGTTAGCATCCTGCTAGGAGGTTTCTCCCTGATGGGCCTGAGCCAGGGGGCCCAGGGGGAACCGCAGGACTACCAAGCCCTGGACAGGGCCTCCATCCTGGGAACCACCGAGGACCTGAGGCCCCAGGCTGAAGCTGAAGACCAGGGCCCGCTGGGCCTCTCCCCGGACAGCGACATCATCAGAG AGTTCCACAACTGTGCACCAGCCCAGCCCATGCCTGACATGATCGCCAGCATACACAGAAACAACACCAGCTCAATCCAGACAg accaGGCGGGGGCGCCGTGTGACGGCCGGCAGGGCGCCGCCCCGGCCCAGATCCAGGATGAGAGACAGCTGGTCCGACacgccctcctctgcctgctcctcACAGTCAGTCTGCTAGCG AACCTCTCCAGTTGTCTGTGGTGGCTGTTCAACAAAGACCCAGGGAGACTGTACCTAGAGCTTCAGTTCTTCTGTGCTGTGGCCAACTATGGACAG GGCTTCATCTCGTTTGGGGTGTTTGGTCTGGACAGACACCTCATCATGCTGCCCTTCAAGAACAG acTGCAGGGTCTATGGCAGAGTAAGAACAGTGAACAGGAGACCCAGCCAGTGTCCCCTGAGGAGATCAGACTGACCTGCACCCAGTTTGTCCGCTACCACAAAGACCAGTGTGTCCAGGACCTGGTCCACATCAGGAG GTATGGACGAGCCCAGGAGCCCCAGGGCCGAGCCCAGGAGCGAGCCTCGTTCCTGGGCAGCGAGCTGGCGGACTGGCTGGTGCGGCGGGGAGTGGCGAAGGGCCGGCCGGAGGCCCAGGCGCACGGGGCTCGTCTCCTGCAGGGCGGGGTCCTCCGGCAGCTCGGCCACCAGTGCGGCTTCAGAGACGACCCCGCCCTGCTCTACTGCTTCACCCAGGGGGAAGGCCCCCTCCCTGGGGAGCCACGCGAGGAGACACCTGCCTCTCCCGGATCTCCCGGAGCTCTCGATGGACGTTGA
- the LOC134007695 gene encoding lysosomal cholesterol signaling protein-like isoform X2, which produces MEDSSYVLIHDRNISHPPLSAAPAAMSIDKLFPALLECFGIILCGYVAGRTDIITPSQAKGMGNFVSKFALPALLFKNMVLLDFGDVIWSFLWSVLVAKVSVFVLVCVLTLLVASPESRYSKAGLYSIFATQSNDFALGYPIVDALYRNTHPEYLQYIYLVAPVSLMILNPIGFSLCEVQRWRDDRQPQRSTLSIVGVVFLKVLRNPIVFMVVVGIISHFLLGQRIPAVMGEFVDGLANSFGGAALFYLGLSMVGQLRKLTRDTGVALILLITAKLLVMPLICKDMVELLDSGGNGSSGNHSSLSNYAFLYGVFPTAPSVAIYASQYNMELEVVTSGMVISTFLSAPIMYVSAWLLTIPLMDPTPLVTELQNVSFNISIVSLIALVWTIAVMLLSKKFKRLPHMFTMNLFLAQFLVCVSMILWNFVVHQDNVLGQVLTFTLLYGSLYSTYIWTGLIPLCLALTERNDLLRLRPGVFIITGWGVPLLIVGGLLLAGERRPDTIDSAFFYGRAQIISTAVVVAVSILLGGFSLMGLSQGAQGEPQDYQALDRASILGTTEDLRPQAEAEDQGPLGLSPDSDIIREFHNCAPAQPMPDMIASIHRNNTSSIQTDQAGAPCDGRQGAAPAQIQDERQLVRHALLCLLLTVSLLANLSSCLWWLFNKDPGRLYLELQFFCAVANYGQGFISFGVFGLDRHLIMLPFKNRLQGLWQSKNSEQETQPVSPEEIRLTCTQFVRYHKDQCVQDLVHIRSGSGESVSGPVGESFL; this is translated from the exons ATGGAGGACAGCAGCTACGTCCTCATCCACGACAGGAACATTTCCCACCCGCCCCTGTCCGCCGCCCCGGCTGCCATGTCCATCGACAAGCTGTTCCCGGCGCTGCTGGAGTGCTTCGGCATCATCCTGTGCGGCTACGTGGCCGGGCGCACTGACATCATCACCCCCAGCCAGGCCAAGGGCATGGGCAACTTTGTGTCCAAGTTTGCTCTGCCGGCTCTGCTCTTCAAGAACATGGTGCTGCTGGACTTTGGAGACGTCATCTGGTCCTTCCTGTGGAGCGTCCTGGTCGCCAAGGTGTCTGTGTTCGTCctggtgtgtgtactgaccctcCTGGTGGCTAGTCCGGAGAGCCGCTACAGCAAGGCCGGGCTCTACTCTATCTTCGCCACGCAGAGCAACGACTTTGCCCTGGGATACCCTATAG tggatgCCCTATACAGGAACACCCACCCAGAGTATCTTCAGTATATCTACCTGGTGGCTCCGGTCTCCCTCATGATCCTGAACCCGATAGGGTTCTCCCTGTGTGAGGTCCAGAGGTGGAGGGACGACAGGCAGCCCCAGCGCAGCACGCTAAGCATCGTGGGAGTTGTATTTCTCAAG GTGCTGAGGAACCCTATCGTGTtcatggtggtggtgggcatCATATCCCACTTCCTGCTGGGCCAGCGCATCCCAGCGGTGATGGGGGAGTTTGTGGACGGCCTGGCCAACTCGTTCGGCGGCGCCGCCCTCTTCTACCTGGGTCTGTCCATGGTGGGCCAGCTACGGAAGCTCACCAGGGACACTGGAGTGGCCCTCATCCTGCTCATCACTGCCAAGCT gcTGGTGATGCCTCTGATCTGTAAGGACATGGTGGAGCTGCTGGACTCTGGAGGTAACGGCAGCTCCGGGAACCACAGCAGCCTGTCGAACTACGCCTTCCTGTACGGTGTGTTTCCCACCGCTCCCAGCGTGGCTATCTACGCCTCCCAGTACAACatggagctggaggtg gtgaCATCAGGTATGGTGATCAGCACCTTCCTGTCTGCCCCCATCATGTATGTGTCCGCCTGGCTTCTGACCATCCCCCTGATGGACCCCACGCCCCTGGTCACCGAGCTGCAGAATGTCAGCTTCAACATCAGCATCGTCAGCCTCATCGCGCTG GTGTGGACCATAGCTGTGATGCTCCTCAGTAAGAAGTTCAAGAGGCTCCCTCACATGTTCACCATGAACCTCTTTCTGGCTCAG ttcctggtgtgtgtgagtatgatcCTGTGGAACTTTGTGGTACATCAAGACAACGTGCTGGGCCAAGTGCTGACCTTCACCCTGCTCTACGGCTCGCTGTACAGCACCTACATCTGGACAG gcctcaTCCCTCTGTGTCTGGCTCTGACGGAGAGGAATGACCTGCTGAGGTTACGACCTGGAGTCTTCATAAtcacaggctgggg ggttCCGTTGCTTATTGTCGGTGGTCTGCTGTTGGCGGGGGAACGGAGGCCGGACACCATAGACTCTGCCTTCTTCTATGGCAGGGCCCAG ATCATAAGTACAGCAGTTGTAGTAGCCGTTAGCATCCTGCTAGGAGGTTTCTCCCTGATGGGCCTGAGCCAGGGGGCCCAGGGGGAACCGCAGGACTACCAAGCCCTGGACAGGGCCTCCATCCTGGGAACCACCGAGGACCTGAGGCCCCAGGCTGAAGCTGAAGACCAGGGCCCGCTGGGCCTCTCCCCGGACAGCGACATCATCAGAG AGTTCCACAACTGTGCACCAGCCCAGCCCATGCCTGACATGATCGCCAGCATACACAGAAACAACACCAGCTCAATCCAGACAg accaGGCGGGGGCGCCGTGTGACGGCCGGCAGGGCGCCGCCCCGGCCCAGATCCAGGATGAGAGACAGCTGGTCCGACacgccctcctctgcctgctcctcACAGTCAGTCTGCTAGCG AACCTCTCCAGTTGTCTGTGGTGGCTGTTCAACAAAGACCCAGGGAGACTGTACCTAGAGCTTCAGTTCTTCTGTGCTGTGGCCAACTATGGACAG GGCTTCATCTCGTTTGGGGTGTTTGGTCTGGACAGACACCTCATCATGCTGCCCTTCAAGAACAG acTGCAGGGTCTATGGCAGAGTAAGAACAGTGAACAGGAGACCCAGCCAGTGTCCCCTGAGGAGATCAGACTGACCTGCACCCAGTTTGTCCGCTACCACAAAGACCAGTGTGTCCAGGACCTGGTCCACATCAGGAG tGGCTCAGGGGAGAGTGTGAGTGGTCCTGTCGGTGAATCCTTCCTTTGA